Proteins from one Coregonus clupeaformis isolate EN_2021a chromosome 25, ASM2061545v1, whole genome shotgun sequence genomic window:
- the LOC121538758 gene encoding transmembrane protein 151B-like codes for MLSCPDSSMFSPDLETDTTAEDTAPNTPNDGDDAPASIDVLEEQRPARQSLSACMCRESHWRCLLLSLLMYSCLGAVAWCQLTRVTKLSFDSSVTSLTSISSLEGVGMGGRSMIYHDSPCSDGYVYIPLAFLFMLYVVYLVECWHCRSRSELQCKADVDSVYEQVLRMRQARPCVWWKAISYHFVRRTRQVTRYRNGEAYTTTQVYHERVNTHVGEGEFEYSRCGMQDVSRDLRGLESHPATRLRFTKCFSFTGAGPENNYLNQRARFFSEIEGLDDYMEAREGMQLKNVDFKEHLIAYVDPDRLPWYTSQVAFWFAALLMLSWPLRVFIEYRTAFLHYHVEKLFGLEYSHSSPSPIEEVPIRSGLPRVDTVDSTELEWHIRSNRQLIPSYSEAMLMNLASSDSGTADEIRSSNCFLLDSHPAQSYGTLVQDCEHCCQLQGEVGQRRATTSSSCSSIFSRHAFHSRLSLDTSRFSLCRMYGSLRTVGLWRSRSSTLTDRCCVDEQCCNSYSSQLALNESPPTYRDAHFFPVLIVHRPEGCGSGDSTTEVRRYYVHRGSCCLETSL; via the coding sequence CAGCGGCCTGCGAGGCAGTCCCTGAGTGCCTGTATGTGTCGAGAGTCCCACTGGCGCTGCCTTCTGCTCTCCCTGCTGATGTACAGCTGCCTGGGCGCTGTGGCTTGGTGCCAGCTCACCCGAGTCACCAAGCTCAGCTTCGACTCATCTGTCACATCCCTGACCTCCATTTCCTCACTCGAGGGGGTTGGCATGGGAGGACGCTCTATGATTTACCATGACAGCCCCTGCTCTGACGGCTATGTGTACATCCCTCTGGCCTTCCTGTTCATGCTCTATGTCGTCTACCTGGTAGAGTGCTGGCACTGCCGGTCTCGTAGTGAGCTACAGTGTAAGGCTGATGTGGATAGCGTGTATGAGCAGGTATTGAGGATGCGACAGGCCCGTCCGTGTGTTTGGTGGAAGGCCATAAGTTATCATTTTGTTCGGAGGACCAGACAGGTGACCCGCTACCGGAACGGCGAAGCCTACACCACCACCCAGGTCTACCATGAGCGGGTCAACACACACGTGGGTGAGGGAGAGTTTGAATACAGTCGCTGTGGTATGCAGGACGTCTCACGAGATCTACGTGGACTGGAGAGCCACCCGGCAACGAGACTTCGTTTCACCAAGTGCTTCAGTTTCACTGGGGCTGGACCAGAAAATAATTACCTCAACCAACGTGCCAGGTTCTTCTCAGAGATTGAGGGTttggatgactacatggaggctCGAGAAGGGATGCAACTGAAAAACGTGGACTTTAAAGAGCATCTGATAGCCTACGTGGACCCTGACCGGTTGCCCTGGTATACTTCTCAGGTGGCTTTCTGGTTCGCTGCTCTGCTCATGCTGTCCTGGCCCCTGAGGGTGTTTATAGAGTACCGTACAGCTTTTCTGCACTACCATGTTGAGAAGCTCTTTGGGCTGGAGTACAGCCACAGCAGCCCCTCTCCAATAGAGGAGGTTCCCATCAGGAGTGGTCTCCCTCGGGTAGATACCGTGGACAGCACTGAGCTGGAGTGGCACATCCGCTCCAACCGCCAGTTGATCCCCAGCTACTCAGAGGCCATGCTGATGAACCTGGCGTCTTCAGACTCTGGTACAGCTGATGAAATCAGGTCCTCTAACTGCTTCCTGCTGGACAGCCACCCAGCCCAGAGCTATGGCACGCTGGTGCAGGACTGTGAGCACTGCTGCCAGCTGCAGGGTGAGGTTGGACAGAGGCGGGCCACCACCAGCTCCAGCTGTTCCTCCATCTTCTCCCGTCATGCCTTTCACTCCCGCCTATCCCTGGACACCTCACGCTTCTCACTGTGCCGCATGTACGGCTCTCTGCGCACCGTGGGCCTGTggaggagccgcagcagcacactgACTGACCGCTGCTGTGTGGACGAGCAGTGCTGCAATTCCTATTCCAGCCAGCTGGCTCTCAACGAGAGCCCACCCACCTACCGGGACGCACACTTCTTCCCCGTCCTCATTGTGCACCGGCCCGAGGGCTGCGGTAGTGGTGACTCCACCACAGAGGTGCGTCGGTACTATGTCCACCGGGGGTCCTGCTGCCTGGAGACCTCACTCTGA